A stretch of the Verrucomicrobiota bacterium genome encodes the following:
- a CDS encoding Gfo/Idh/MocA family oxidoreductase: MSTVKQTNQLRAGIIGTGFIGPVHIEALRRLGVQVVALSDLPTLVQAAAARHGIPQAFGDYHELLRSPDVDVVHITAPNRFHCEMALAAIAAGKHVICEKPLAMNTRETARITALAQRSGTVFAVNYNVRFYPAVLQLRQLVAQGELGEIIHVNGSYMQDWLFKDTDYNWRLLPQEGGKLRAVADIGTHWMDTVSFILGAKIKAVLADLGTWHKTRKRPLGEVQTFAKADAAMRYATYPVKTEDFASVLLQFGNGARGNLGVSQVAAGRKNCIRLEIYGAKKSAWWCSEEPEMLHFGNRDAANEVAVRATPAFGSGAAGYMDYPPGHVEGFPDTFKMLFRSVYAAIAAGQGRAGLFASAADGHQEVAVCEAILKSNQAKTWVKV, translated from the coding sequence ATGAGCACTGTAAAACAGACGAACCAGTTGCGCGCGGGAATTATCGGTACGGGCTTCATTGGTCCCGTGCATATCGAGGCGCTCCGCCGGCTTGGGGTGCAAGTCGTCGCCCTCAGTGATCTTCCCACCTTGGTACAAGCCGCCGCGGCGCGGCATGGCATCCCGCAGGCGTTTGGCGATTATCACGAGCTGCTGCGCTCGCCGGACGTGGATGTGGTGCATATCACCGCGCCGAATCGGTTCCATTGCGAGATGGCGCTCGCGGCCATCGCGGCGGGGAAGCACGTCATCTGCGAGAAGCCGCTCGCGATGAATACGCGTGAGACGGCCCGCATCACGGCGCTCGCGCAGCGTAGCGGCACCGTGTTCGCCGTGAATTACAACGTGCGCTTTTATCCCGCGGTGCTGCAACTGCGGCAACTGGTCGCGCAAGGCGAGCTGGGCGAGATCATTCACGTCAACGGCTCTTATATGCAGGATTGGCTCTTCAAGGACACGGATTACAATTGGCGGCTGCTGCCGCAGGAGGGCGGGAAGCTGCGCGCGGTGGCGGACATCGGCACGCACTGGATGGACACCGTTTCGTTCATCCTCGGCGCCAAAATTAAAGCGGTGCTGGCCGATCTCGGCACGTGGCACAAGACCCGCAAGCGTCCGCTGGGCGAAGTGCAGACGTTTGCCAAGGCGGATGCCGCGATGCGTTATGCCACGTATCCCGTGAAGACCGAGGACTTCGCCAGCGTGCTACTCCAGTTCGGCAACGGCGCGCGCGGCAACCTGGGCGTCTCGCAAGTGGCGGCGGGCCGCAAGAACTGCATCCGCCTGGAGATTTACGGCGCGAAGAAATCCGCGTGGTGGTGCTCCGAGGAACCGGAGATGCTGCACTTCGGCAATCGCGATGCCGCGAACGAAGTCGCGGTGCGCGCCACCCCGGCGTTCGGCAGCGGCGCGGCGGGCTACATGGATTATCCGCCCGGCCACGTCGAAGGCTTCCCGGACACCTTCAAGATGCTCTTCCGCTCGGTCTATGCCGCCATCGCAGCGGGGCAGGGCAGGGCGGGCCTGTTCGCGTCGGCGGCGGACGGCCATCAGGAAGTCGCCGTGTGCGAAGCCATCCTGAAGAGCAACCAGGCGAAAACCTGGGTGAAAGTGTGA
- a CDS encoding glycosyl hydrolase has product MKRLSALTWILCGLLWVTLSAYAASPANLVANPSFEQELNGAPAAWAAAGSPDVRQQLRTEAGRDGGRCTRLECSVMGQDSPSAHAMVCQVGQVGVRQGQWYRLTFWARGERIRNGTVSVALTCTSPWQNVGLDESLQVTPEWERFEFAFRAKESLPAKTSRLQFWFKSTGTLWLDDVELVETAEVRPQRFPQIATDHVKNFVPNASFECGTANWGSWHREPGGWGNHLYRLEGEIDTTGGAHGKQCLKIALSPERAPVYYFDYFETSRRPVRQALAANQGWFKVQPGEKLTLSAFLRADAERVAAQLAVIASDGRVLTREVRAETQWRRFEYTFTPTQPFCFIAVGLDLDASQRDAATLWVDAVQLERGEHATEFTPREPVESFITTEAPGNIFSAPAAPALQFTLRAFNNAASAQTVAGNFTATDFFDQPVANQPLTLAVPAQSGAQRAVPPIAAERLGFFRATWLAGNSSNRVRAARIQPVARQETPVGMNHAYPWQFLVQRSHLAGINTWRDWSAKWHVVEPVKGQFDFRAPDEQVQRVLDVQGNVVLLLPFPSSRWASTYQADQDREPPKDAYTRLRLPLAFAPRDLNDFSNYVATTTRHYQGRVKAIHILNEPLFTSYSLPATKGYKIEDYVRHLEVAYRAVKAVSPACQVVGGIGLGPSADWNRQFVTHGGLRWVDIFDMHLYTPPAPAESHDEEFAAFEQLMRANGGPRPVWMTEMGCYADDDPPAVPQTVGDSAMNRCKWKTERAAAEYLVKFTAVTFAHGMRKIFLHAGTCGEINGPDAGGVFFEYGGAPRKMYPAMAPLSQLLGTPDAFVEKLTTGGCWCYVFQRQASGVAIAWCEQGKEKLIQLPAGITAYDIMGNAHPTGTPLRLDTAPIYLLGRTEAIQALMR; this is encoded by the coding sequence ATGAAACGCCTTTCTGCCCTGACGTGGATCCTTTGTGGATTGCTGTGGGTTACGCTCTCCGCATACGCCGCCAGCCCCGCCAACCTCGTGGCCAATCCCTCGTTTGAACAGGAGTTGAACGGCGCGCCCGCCGCCTGGGCCGCCGCCGGTTCGCCGGATGTCCGCCAGCAGTTACGCACGGAGGCCGGCCGGGATGGCGGGCGCTGCACGCGGCTGGAGTGTTCGGTGATGGGGCAGGACAGCCCTTCGGCGCACGCGATGGTTTGCCAGGTGGGCCAGGTGGGCGTCCGCCAGGGGCAATGGTACCGGCTGACGTTCTGGGCGCGGGGGGAGCGGATCCGGAACGGCACGGTGTCGGTGGCGCTGACCTGCACGAGCCCGTGGCAAAATGTCGGGCTGGATGAATCGTTGCAGGTGACGCCGGAATGGGAGCGGTTCGAGTTCGCGTTCCGGGCCAAGGAGAGTTTGCCGGCCAAAACCAGCCGCCTGCAATTTTGGTTCAAGTCCACGGGGACGCTCTGGCTGGATGACGTGGAACTGGTGGAGACGGCGGAGGTCCGCCCGCAGCGGTTCCCGCAAATTGCCACCGACCACGTCAAGAACTTCGTGCCGAACGCGAGTTTCGAGTGCGGCACGGCCAACTGGGGGAGCTGGCATCGCGAACCCGGCGGTTGGGGCAATCACTTGTATCGGCTCGAAGGGGAAATCGACACCACCGGCGGCGCGCATGGCAAACAATGCCTGAAGATCGCGCTCTCCCCGGAACGCGCGCCGGTGTATTACTTTGATTATTTCGAGACGTCGCGCCGACCCGTGCGGCAGGCGCTGGCGGCCAACCAGGGTTGGTTCAAGGTGCAGCCGGGGGAAAAGCTGACGCTCTCCGCCTTCCTGCGGGCGGACGCGGAACGGGTGGCCGCCCAGTTGGCGGTAATCGCCAGTGATGGCCGCGTGCTGACGCGCGAGGTGCGCGCGGAGACGCAGTGGCGCCGCTTTGAATACACGTTCACGCCCACGCAGCCGTTCTGCTTTATCGCCGTTGGGCTGGACCTCGACGCCTCGCAGCGGGACGCCGCCACGCTGTGGGTGGACGCCGTGCAGTTGGAGCGCGGGGAACACGCCACGGAGTTCACCCCGCGCGAACCGGTGGAGTCGTTCATCACCACGGAGGCGCCGGGGAACATCTTCAGTGCGCCGGCCGCGCCCGCGCTGCAGTTCACGCTGCGCGCCTTTAACAACGCCGCCAGCGCCCAGACGGTCGCCGGCAACTTCACGGCGACGGATTTCTTTGATCAACCCGTGGCCAATCAGCCGTTGACGCTCGCGGTCCCCGCGCAGTCCGGCGCGCAACGGGCCGTGCCGCCCATCGCCGCGGAGCGTTTGGGGTTCTTCCGCGCGACCTGGCTGGCGGGGAACAGCTCCAACCGCGTGCGCGCCGCGCGCATCCAGCCGGTCGCCAGGCAGGAGACGCCGGTGGGAATGAACCACGCGTACCCGTGGCAATTCCTGGTGCAACGATCACACCTGGCGGGCATCAATACCTGGCGGGATTGGTCGGCCAAATGGCACGTGGTGGAGCCGGTCAAGGGCCAGTTCGATTTCCGCGCGCCGGATGAGCAGGTGCAACGCGTGCTGGACGTGCAGGGCAACGTGGTGCTGCTGCTCCCCTTCCCCTCTTCCCGCTGGGCCTCGACGTACCAGGCGGACCAGGACCGTGAGCCGCCCAAGGATGCCTACACGCGGCTGCGCTTGCCGCTGGCGTTCGCCCCGCGCGACCTGAATGACTTCAGCAACTACGTCGCCACCACCACCCGGCATTACCAGGGGCGCGTGAAAGCCATCCACATCCTCAACGAACCGCTCTTCACCAGCTACTCGCTCCCGGCCACCAAGGGATACAAGATCGAGGATTACGTGCGCCACTTGGAGGTGGCGTATCGCGCCGTGAAGGCCGTCAGCCCCGCGTGCCAGGTCGTGGGCGGCATTGGCCTTGGGCCGTCCGCCGATTGGAACCGGCAATTCGTCACCCATGGCGGCCTGCGCTGGGTGGACATCTTCGACATGCACCTCTACACCCCGCCCGCCCCGGCGGAGTCGCACGATGAAGAATTCGCCGCCTTCGAGCAACTAATGAGGGCCAACGGCGGGCCCCGGCCCGTCTGGATGACGGAGATGGGTTGCTACGCCGACGACGATCCGCCCGCCGTGCCGCAGACCGTGGGGGATTCCGCGATGAACCGTTGCAAGTGGAAGACGGAACGCGCGGCGGCGGAATACCTGGTCAAGTTCACGGCGGTCACCTTCGCCCACGGCATGCGCAAGATCTTCCTGCACGCGGGCACCTGCGGCGAGATCAACGGCCCCGATGCGGGCGGGGTTTTCTTTGAGTACGGCGGCGCGCCGCGCAAGATGTACCCGGCCATGGCGCCGCTCTCGCAGTTGCTCGGCACGCCGGACGCCTTCGTCGAAAAGCTCACCACGGGTGGCTGCTGGTGCTACGTCTTCCAGCGGCAAGCCTCGGGCGTGGCCATCGCCTGGTGCGAGCAGGGCAAGGAGAAGTTGATTCAGCTACCGGCGGGAATCACCGCTTATGACATCATGGGCAACGCGCACCCAACCGGCACCCCGCTACGGCTGGACACCGCGCCCATCTACCTCCTGGGTCGCACGGAAGCGATTCAGGCGTTGATGCGGTGA
- a CDS encoding M36 family metallopeptidase codes for MSTLITWVCLLLFSANATFPESSPSAHNSLSANPSLANGQPNSREAYSVGLLIDRDPQLGTASFIQSQTGFLTDPLRPAQNPDAPSQTSHVIPKHLTDYLEQHRDALGHGAEALAGTALHTEYRTARNGLHTLIYQQEILGLQVFGARLLAHETYASELVNLSDTLLPALAQSAPKQLPEPDQPGLISAVHALLLAAKNAGDELAEECTIVPATDTAGVSRQQMLRAPFLLDAAQVRLVWLPRTATTMRLCWEVIFTSKASREMFRCWVDAETGENLKRQNLTSHLTPATYRVYTGRSPTPMMPGWNMPTNTQPDEVARSLVTLVALSTNASPEGWIPDGIYETKGNNVEARTDWDDSNDTNTLCVLNTNLLFDFPLSLSDHPTNYAEAATVNMFYWCNWTHDQLYELGFTEATGNFQRQNFDRGGLAGDPVMADAQDGANDLAHHQNVTSFSTPPDGLPPRLTLNLFTASNPYRDSSLDADTIIHEYCHGLSTRLVGGGLGLEGIQAQGLGEGWSDFYALALLSRAEESLDGNFPVAAYTGMNLYGMTNNYYFGQRRYPYSTNLNVNPLTFKDMDPRQASNHSGIPRNDTLTSQADDIHNVGEIWCATLWDLRANLIQKYGFTNGNHLALQLVTDGLRLAPPSPNFLQARDAIIQAERVLTGGTNRTELWRAFARRGMGLHAQSPAALTAGGVREDFTMGDDLRISPSTDMLVTGPAGGPFKILSSHYQLINDGVTNLSWVAQWGNLLQPSYTSGTLSPGDPATLVTVIPSAYTLVLAEGKCTNSITFSNVSTGVIQSRNVIFELGQPAVLTEQFANEAFDLGNLTLLFTPDLSGLGYQVYRAPATAFPTDPSGGTVAPLANDTYYPITLTNDASVAVYLCRTPQLYLCSDGHITLQPNGNTNVFSSSLEEYFGSPRAAAFYADLDPSQGGSVSYLQLEDRFAATWLEVPEHNRTNKNSFQIELFYDGRIRMTWLSMAGRNALVGLTRGTGVPLGFVNGDLNAVEILPSALLTLSLPPNLREGDGILTNQASVTLPQPVSSNVTVSFYSSTPSKLLAPSNVVIEAGTTNATFSIEVVDNADLDGPLTVRLEALVPGLAMGRTLVTVEDNESTNLALTLPTQIRENDGVLTNGGRVGISGPLTTNVFISITSGDTNQIQVATNVLLSAGQTNAWFTFTVVDDTILDGPQPASIAASATGFGTAVASFLVLDNEFPGVLTNLFRGPTEWGFSWPVFADGFVLESAPRLQSNAWSTVTNLSLTTNGNWLVITLPILPTNQFFRLRKPQ; via the coding sequence ATGAGCACACTCATTACTTGGGTGTGCCTGTTATTATTTTCTGCCAACGCGACGTTCCCTGAGAGTTCTCCCTCTGCTCATAACTCATTGTCTGCCAACCCTTCGTTAGCAAATGGCCAGCCCAATTCTCGCGAGGCATATTCGGTAGGATTGTTGATTGACCGCGATCCACAATTGGGAACCGCCAGCTTTATTCAGTCGCAAACCGGGTTCTTGACGGATCCCCTCCGGCCCGCCCAAAATCCGGACGCACCGTCCCAGACAAGCCATGTCATCCCCAAACACCTGACCGATTACTTGGAACAACACCGGGATGCCTTGGGGCACGGGGCGGAAGCCTTGGCGGGGACCGCGTTACACACTGAATACCGCACGGCGCGTAATGGCCTGCATACCTTGATTTATCAGCAGGAAATATTGGGGCTTCAGGTGTTCGGTGCTCGTTTGTTGGCGCATGAAACGTACGCCAGCGAACTGGTCAATCTTTCCGATACCCTCCTCCCGGCGTTGGCGCAATCCGCCCCCAAGCAACTGCCCGAACCGGACCAGCCTGGGCTGATTTCCGCCGTCCACGCATTGTTGCTGGCGGCAAAAAACGCGGGCGATGAACTGGCGGAGGAGTGTACCATTGTTCCCGCAACTGACACCGCCGGGGTTTCCCGCCAGCAAATGCTGCGCGCTCCATTCCTTTTGGACGCGGCGCAAGTTCGCCTGGTCTGGCTGCCCCGCACGGCGACCACGATGCGTTTATGCTGGGAAGTCATTTTCACCAGCAAAGCCAGCCGGGAAATGTTCCGGTGCTGGGTGGATGCTGAAACCGGCGAAAACCTGAAACGCCAAAATCTGACGAGTCACCTGACCCCGGCGACGTACCGCGTTTACACCGGCCGCAGCCCCACCCCCATGATGCCGGGATGGAACATGCCGACCAATACCCAGCCTGATGAAGTGGCCCGTTCCCTCGTCACCTTGGTCGCGCTCAGCACGAATGCCTCGCCGGAGGGATGGATTCCCGACGGCATTTACGAGACCAAGGGAAATAACGTGGAGGCGCGCACGGACTGGGATGACAGCAATGATACCAACACGCTATGCGTCTTGAATACCAATCTGCTCTTTGATTTCCCCCTCTCGCTCTCCGACCATCCCACCAATTACGCCGAGGCCGCCACCGTCAATATGTTCTACTGGTGCAATTGGACGCATGACCAGCTTTATGAACTGGGTTTCACAGAGGCCACCGGCAACTTTCAGCGGCAAAACTTTGACCGTGGCGGCCTGGCAGGCGATCCGGTGATGGCTGACGCCCAGGATGGCGCCAACGATTTGGCGCACCATCAGAATGTGACCAGTTTCAGCACCCCACCCGATGGCCTGCCGCCCCGCCTGACCTTGAACTTGTTCACCGCCTCCAATCCCTATCGTGACAGCAGCCTGGATGCCGATACCATCATTCACGAGTATTGCCATGGCCTAAGCACCCGGCTGGTGGGTGGCGGTTTGGGCTTGGAGGGTATTCAGGCACAGGGGTTGGGCGAAGGCTGGTCGGATTTTTACGCCCTCGCACTGCTAAGCCGGGCGGAAGAAAGTCTGGATGGCAATTTTCCAGTAGCGGCTTATACCGGCATGAACCTGTATGGCATGACCAATAATTATTATTTTGGCCAGCGGCGTTATCCGTACTCGACCAATCTCAATGTGAATCCATTGACGTTCAAGGATATGGACCCGCGCCAGGCATCCAATCATTCGGGAATTCCCCGCAATGACACGCTGACCAGTCAGGCGGATGACATTCATAATGTTGGCGAAATCTGGTGTGCCACCCTGTGGGATTTACGCGCCAATCTCATTCAAAAATACGGCTTTACCAACGGCAATCACCTGGCCCTGCAACTCGTTACGGACGGGCTGCGGCTCGCGCCTCCCTCGCCGAATTTTCTCCAGGCCCGCGACGCCATCATCCAAGCGGAACGCGTGCTTACCGGTGGAACCAATCGCACAGAACTCTGGCGCGCGTTCGCACGGCGTGGCATGGGCCTGCACGCGCAATCCCCGGCCGCGCTGACGGCAGGTGGCGTGCGCGAGGATTTCACCATGGGTGACGATCTGCGGATATCGCCTTCAACGGATATGCTGGTAACAGGGCCAGCGGGAGGCCCATTCAAAATTCTCTCCAGCCATTACCAACTGATCAACGATGGCGTCACCAACCTTTCCTGGGTGGCGCAATGGGGGAACTTGCTGCAACCCTCATATACATCGGGTACCCTATCACCCGGCGATCCAGCCACCCTAGTTACCGTCATCCCCTCGGCCTATACGTTGGTACTGGCAGAGGGCAAATGCACCAACTCCATTACTTTTTCCAACGTCAGCACCGGTGTTATCCAATCGCGCAACGTGATCTTCGAGCTTGGCCAGCCGGCCGTATTGACTGAGCAATTTGCCAACGAGGCTTTTGACCTCGGCAACCTGACCCTGCTCTTTACTCCTGACCTTTCCGGTTTGGGCTATCAGGTTTATCGCGCTCCGGCCACGGCTTTTCCCACCGATCCCTCCGGCGGCACGGTAGCGCCCCTGGCCAATGACACCTATTACCCGATCACGCTGACCAACGATGCGTCGGTCGCGGTATATCTTTGCCGAACCCCCCAATTGTACCTATGCAGTGACGGGCATATCACCCTGCAACCAAACGGGAACACCAATGTGTTTTCATCATCCTTGGAGGAATATTTTGGTTCGCCGCGCGCCGCCGCTTTCTATGCGGACTTGGACCCCTCCCAAGGCGGTTCGGTGTCATACCTGCAATTGGAGGACCGCTTTGCCGCCACCTGGCTGGAAGTGCCGGAACACAACCGCACCAACAAAAACAGTTTCCAGATCGAACTGTTCTACGATGGCCGCATCCGCATGACCTGGCTAAGCATGGCGGGCAGGAATGCGCTGGTTGGGTTAACCCGTGGCACCGGCGTTCCCCTTGGTTTTGTGAACGGTGATCTCAATGCGGTTGAAATCCTGCCCAGTGCATTGTTGACCCTGAGTCTGCCCCCCAATTTGCGCGAGGGCGATGGCATCTTGACCAACCAGGCCTCCGTGACTCTGCCGCAACCGGTGTCCAGCAACGTGACCGTCTCCTTTTATTCAAGCACTCCTTCCAAACTGCTTGCCCCAAGCAACGTTGTCATCGAGGCGGGAACGACCAACGCCACGTTCAGCATTGAGGTGGTTGACAATGCGGATCTGGATGGCCCCCTCACCGTGCGCTTGGAAGCGCTGGTGCCCGGCCTTGCGATGGGCCGCACTCTGGTAACGGTTGAGGACAATGAATCCACCAACCTCGCGCTTACTCTGCCGACGCAAATCCGGGAAAACGACGGCGTGCTCACCAACGGTGGCCGGGTGGGTATCTCCGGCCCGCTGACCACCAATGTTTTCATTTCCATCACCTCGGGAGATACCAACCAGATTCAAGTTGCCACCAACGTGTTACTATCCGCCGGCCAGACCAACGCCTGGTTTACCTTTACCGTGGTGGATGACACGATTCTGGACGGCCCGCAACCCGCCAGCATCGCCGCCTCCGCAACAGGGTTTGGCACCGCTGTGGCTTCGTTTTTGGTGTTGGATAACGAATTCCCAGGCGTGCTGACCAATCTGTTTCGCGGCCCCACCGAATGGGGATTTTCCTGGCCGGTATTCGCTGATGGTTTTGTCCTGGAAAGCGCCCCCCGATTGCAGTCCAACGCCTGGTCCACTGTGACCAACCTCTCGCTGACCACCAACGGCAACTGGCTCGTAATTACGCTCCCCATCCTCCCAACCAATCAGTTTTTCCGCTTGCGCAAACCGCAGTAA